The following proteins are co-located in the Dyadobacter chenwenxiniae genome:
- a CDS encoding two-component regulator propeller domain-containing protein, translating to MRPVIHRHYTHFLFKCFLVCSFHFVHSQDLAFRVTSYDESEGLASKYVRCMIQDKKGLLWFGTIEGLARFDGYRFKMFNKESADTNSLSSNYITTLAEGLDGLIWIGYQQGGVSSYNPATGHFRNYPLVDKNNKRFPTHEIRMLHVDMDNDVWISIHREGFMRLDKKSGQCVRYSLLPAGTPLDSRRRLYDYATGIVEVKKGKFWVATADGLYHFDKKTTKLRSIPFPIPPQNFIRSDLFTSIHYDRDTIWLGSWSGGISYYHPRSEKWGNFRNEPGIVSGTTNIISGMVAKGRDTLWITAATTGGLGYFLKSRGTFHFYKNIPELPAGHFFGLWKDRSGNFWLNHEKGLYKVQIDKKKFSFFKTPVTKSDNGELYIISKIFENKRFLIKGTMFADGIHIYDKEKRTNRTLSFDFDLDEKVMIVNDILEDSKGVIWIATRDYIYHLDQDKLALRKPVQPPLFSAIENTSNLFYRICEDKEGDIWITSRRNGVFVYERKSGIYRHYAAFQKGKNHIPESNIKAISMDFKGNVWIGGVNGYLAYFDVKTQQFMRISAKVLGQAAGNHIHALITDRDGTIWAGTNAGLLSFEIANNAAVRTCMLTAEHGLRGDIVYDLCDDAYGKIWCVTSSLLCVVKPENHSITSFGPSDGIQYSETEQRIMRYGDHTMRFSLAQGHYEFDPAFLTMKRAAVPVLLTSLKVNDQERYFENQFRRDGKINLGSDENRLSFEFAAIDLDQPEKQHYAYMLEGLDETWVTSGSRRYASYTNLPGGDYIFKVKVSSVDADWKVAAVNLPLHIETVYYKQWWFRLATIFLAGCIIYLFIKYRVRQEQKLYALESKANSLEKEKAMVMYDSLKQQLNPHFLFNSLTSLSSLIQVDQLRAGKFLESLSSTYRYILTNRDSELVSLASELQFTQTYIRLQKTRFEDGLEVNVDVNHEHKHWKIAPVTLQNLIENAIKHNKISPSRPLIIDIFTENDKLVVRNILQRKNFVETSNRKGLTNLISLYQYLTDQTIEIIENEKFFIVKIPLI from the coding sequence ATGAGGCCTGTAATTCATAGACACTATACACACTTCCTTTTCAAATGCTTCCTTGTCTGCTCCTTTCATTTTGTGCATAGCCAGGACCTGGCTTTCAGGGTTACAAGCTACGACGAATCAGAAGGGCTGGCCAGCAAGTATGTGCGGTGTATGATCCAGGATAAGAAGGGCCTGCTCTGGTTTGGAACGATTGAGGGGCTTGCCCGTTTTGACGGGTACCGGTTCAAAATGTTCAATAAGGAATCGGCCGATACCAATTCACTTTCTTCCAACTACATCACCACACTGGCTGAGGGGCTTGACGGGCTGATCTGGATAGGATACCAGCAGGGCGGCGTGTCTTCCTATAATCCTGCAACAGGGCATTTCAGAAATTATCCGCTGGTTGATAAAAATAACAAACGTTTTCCCACACATGAGATACGAATGTTGCACGTCGATATGGACAATGATGTTTGGATCAGCATTCACAGGGAGGGTTTTATGCGTCTTGATAAAAAAAGCGGGCAATGTGTCAGGTACAGTCTTTTGCCTGCGGGTACTCCGCTGGACAGCAGAAGGCGCCTGTATGACTATGCAACCGGCATCGTTGAGGTAAAAAAGGGCAAGTTCTGGGTCGCCACGGCAGACGGACTATACCATTTTGATAAAAAAACGACTAAGCTGCGATCAATACCCTTTCCAATCCCGCCGCAGAACTTTATTAGAAGCGATCTTTTTACGTCTATTCATTACGATCGGGACACGATCTGGCTGGGTTCTTGGTCAGGAGGCATTTCGTATTATCATCCCCGTTCCGAAAAATGGGGGAATTTCAGGAATGAGCCGGGGATTGTCAGCGGCACTACCAACATTATCAGCGGCATGGTGGCAAAGGGCAGGGATACTTTGTGGATTACAGCCGCGACAACGGGCGGACTTGGCTATTTCCTGAAATCCAGAGGTACATTTCATTTTTATAAAAACATTCCTGAATTACCTGCGGGCCACTTTTTCGGGCTTTGGAAAGACAGGTCTGGAAATTTTTGGCTTAACCATGAAAAGGGTTTATACAAAGTGCAGATCGACAAAAAGAAATTTTCTTTTTTCAAAACCCCGGTGACAAAATCGGATAATGGGGAGCTTTATATCATTTCCAAAATCTTCGAAAACAAACGTTTTCTGATCAAGGGAACCATGTTTGCTGACGGTATACACATATACGACAAAGAAAAACGAACAAACAGGACGCTTTCTTTTGATTTTGACCTCGATGAAAAAGTGATGATCGTTAACGATATTTTAGAAGATAGTAAAGGTGTGATCTGGATAGCGACCCGCGATTATATTTACCACCTGGATCAGGATAAACTAGCACTTCGAAAACCAGTCCAGCCGCCGTTGTTCTCAGCTATCGAAAATACTTCTAACTTATTTTACAGGATCTGCGAAGACAAGGAGGGGGATATCTGGATCACGAGCAGGCGCAATGGTGTATTTGTATATGAAAGAAAATCAGGAATCTACAGGCATTATGCGGCCTTTCAGAAAGGCAAAAACCATATCCCGGAATCGAACATAAAGGCAATTTCCATGGACTTTAAAGGGAATGTCTGGATTGGAGGCGTCAACGGGTATCTGGCCTATTTTGACGTGAAGACGCAACAATTCATGCGCATTTCAGCCAAAGTCCTGGGGCAGGCAGCCGGAAATCACATCCACGCATTAATCACTGACCGCGACGGAACGATCTGGGCCGGGACCAACGCTGGTTTGCTGAGTTTCGAAATCGCAAATAATGCCGCTGTGCGGACATGCATGCTTACAGCCGAACATGGTCTCCGCGGCGACATTGTATATGACTTGTGTGACGATGCTTATGGGAAGATATGGTGCGTTACCAGCTCGTTACTTTGTGTTGTAAAGCCTGAAAATCATAGTATCACCAGTTTTGGCCCATCGGACGGGATACAATATTCAGAAACCGAGCAGCGGATCATGCGCTACGGCGACCACACGATGCGTTTTAGCCTGGCTCAGGGACATTATGAATTCGACCCTGCATTCCTGACAATGAAACGGGCTGCCGTGCCCGTTTTACTAACGTCTTTGAAAGTTAATGACCAGGAGAGATATTTTGAAAACCAGTTCAGGCGTGACGGAAAAATAAACCTTGGATCGGATGAAAACAGATTGTCTTTTGAGTTTGCAGCCATTGACCTGGACCAGCCCGAAAAGCAGCATTATGCGTATATGCTTGAAGGTCTGGATGAAACCTGGGTCACGTCCGGGAGCCGCAGGTATGCGAGCTACACAAACCTGCCGGGCGGAGACTATATTTTTAAAGTAAAAGTTAGCAGTGTAGACGCAGACTGGAAGGTAGCGGCGGTAAATTTGCCGCTACATATTGAAACCGTTTATTATAAACAATGGTGGTTCCGGCTTGCTACGATTTTCTTAGCTGGCTGTATTATCTACCTATTCATCAAGTATCGCGTGCGGCAGGAACAGAAACTTTATGCGCTCGAAAGCAAGGCCAATTCGCTTGAAAAAGAAAAGGCGATGGTTATGTACGACAGCCTGAAACAGCAACTTAACCCGCATTTCCTATTCAATTCTTTAACTTCACTAAGTAGTCTTATCCAGGTAGACCAGCTCAGGGCCGGGAAATTCCTGGAAAGTCTGAGCAGCACTTACCGGTATATCCTTACAAACCGGGATAGTGAACTGGTGTCACTAGCAAGTGAACTGCAGTTCACTCAGACCTATATCAGACTTCAGAAAACGCGCTTTGAAGATGGCTTGGAAGTAAATGTAGATGTAAATCATGAACACAAACATTGGAAGATTGCCCCGGTGACGCTGCAAAATCTGATTGAAAATGCAATAAAACACAACAAAATTTCGCCTTCCAGACCGCTGATAATCGACATATTCACAGAAAATGACAAACTCGTGGTACGTAACATTCTCCAGCGTAAAAATTTTGTAGAAACCAGCAACAGAAAGGGTCTTACGAATTTAATCTCGCTTTACCAGTATCTGACTGACCAGACGATCGAGATCATTGAAAATGAAAAATTCTTTATTGTTAAAATTCCTTTAATATGA
- a CDS encoding nuclear transport factor 2 family protein, which yields MKKKDALIVWKKMDTHIIDNFKKYFESLPHLEGIQTEAFYAEDVQFQDPIRKIKGVDNVRLYHNRFCGNLVRGGFRYTQQTLLHDKAYLSWRLELEYKVSKRRVHVSGITVLLLSDKIISHCDYYDAGALFYENLPVIGFVIRILKRQLSRGC from the coding sequence TTGAAGAAAAAAGATGCCCTTATTGTTTGGAAGAAAATGGATACGCACATTATTGACAACTTTAAAAAATATTTCGAAAGTCTTCCGCATTTGGAAGGGATACAGACTGAGGCGTTTTATGCAGAAGATGTACAGTTTCAGGATCCCATCCGTAAAATCAAGGGGGTGGACAATGTGCGGTTGTATCACAATCGATTTTGTGGAAACCTGGTTAGAGGTGGGTTTAGATACACACAGCAAACACTATTGCATGATAAAGCCTATTTGTCATGGAGACTCGAACTGGAATATAAAGTGTCGAAAAGGCGGGTCCATGTTTCAGGGATTACAGTTCTGTTGCTATCCGACAAAATCATTTCCCACTGTGATTACTACGATGCAGGGGCACTTTTTTACGAAAATTTACCGGTTATAGGCTTTGTTATCAGGATTTTGAAAAGGCAACTTTCGAGAGGTTGCTGA
- a CDS encoding tetratricopeptide repeat protein, with amino-acid sequence MKLTLYFLIITSSSVFAQHSKLDSLENLLAKGQSDTAKINLTFEIAIESWSTAPEKTLENAEKVLAMSKKIGYKKGEADGQYALGVYYWQKNKYPEAIAHYSKSEDISRKIENQVGIGKAIASAGIVYEEQGNYSQALDNYLTALAIFQGLKDQKRSSNILNSIGNVHKNQRNYDEGLSFYRQAQAIWIKLGDKKSLAGSYVNIATIYIKKRDYHTALSSVKKGLKLFDQFKDTNGKIICHNNLGEIYFQTAKYDLAAAEYEQALAINREFQRKPAMVGSYNGLGHVYSRTNQHAKALASYYQAQELAKANGIRPALQLAYEGLASVYGQTGNYANAFRFQKLATDLKDSLFNEESTIQMTNLRVHYENELKEKEIKLLKKERGRGDAARNMIMVGLLVVLIVVAQTSNRQRRKDAKNKELQAAQKALADIEIQNSLEKEQHLTNELQFKNKALTTHTLNLIQKNSILEDIRETVTLALKSGPKDQNTPLFSRLINLIDYSFNLDKDWDEFKAYFEGVHPNFFSTLKGTHPELSAGELRLCALVRLNLNLKESAGLLSISPDSVKTARHRLRKKLKLGEENNLLEYLMRI; translated from the coding sequence ATGAAACTCACGCTCTACTTCCTTATTATAACCTCATCATCCGTTTTTGCACAACACTCTAAGCTCGATAGCCTGGAAAATCTTCTCGCCAAAGGACAGTCTGACACCGCGAAAATCAATCTCACATTTGAAATCGCTATCGAGTCGTGGAGCACAGCGCCGGAAAAAACATTGGAAAATGCTGAAAAGGTATTGGCCATGTCCAAAAAAATTGGGTATAAAAAAGGTGAAGCGGATGGCCAATATGCCCTGGGTGTTTATTACTGGCAAAAAAACAAGTATCCCGAAGCAATTGCGCATTATTCTAAAAGCGAAGACATTTCCCGTAAGATTGAAAATCAAGTGGGAATCGGAAAGGCGATTGCAAGCGCGGGCATTGTTTATGAAGAACAGGGAAATTATAGCCAGGCATTGGATAACTACCTAACGGCGCTTGCTATTTTTCAGGGACTAAAGGACCAGAAGCGCAGTTCCAACATCCTGAACAGCATTGGAAATGTCCATAAGAACCAGAGGAATTACGACGAAGGATTGTCGTTTTACCGCCAAGCCCAGGCGATCTGGATAAAATTGGGCGATAAAAAGTCCCTGGCTGGGTCTTACGTTAATATTGCCACGATATATATCAAAAAGAGAGATTACCATACTGCACTCTCCAGCGTGAAAAAGGGTTTAAAGCTTTTTGACCAGTTTAAGGATACAAACGGGAAGATCATTTGTCACAATAACCTAGGCGAAATTTATTTTCAAACTGCAAAGTATGATTTGGCAGCTGCTGAATACGAGCAGGCTCTGGCCATTAACCGGGAATTTCAGCGCAAACCAGCGATGGTTGGTTCCTATAACGGGCTTGGACATGTTTACTCTAGAACCAACCAGCATGCAAAAGCGCTCGCCAGTTATTACCAGGCACAGGAGTTGGCGAAAGCAAATGGAATAAGGCCTGCACTGCAGCTGGCGTATGAAGGATTGGCGAGTGTTTATGGGCAAACAGGCAACTACGCAAATGCATTTCGTTTCCAAAAGCTGGCTACGGATTTGAAAGATTCGCTTTTTAATGAAGAGAGTACAATTCAGATGACCAACCTGCGCGTTCACTATGAGAATGAGCTGAAGGAGAAGGAGATTAAACTACTGAAAAAAGAAAGGGGCCGTGGCGATGCTGCGCGCAATATGATTATGGTTGGACTACTGGTAGTTCTCATTGTGGTTGCACAAACTTCTAACCGTCAGCGGCGGAAAGATGCAAAAAACAAGGAACTGCAGGCTGCCCAAAAAGCGCTGGCTGATATTGAAATCCAGAATAGTTTGGAAAAAGAGCAGCATCTTACAAATGAATTACAATTCAAAAATAAAGCTTTGACCACACACACGCTAAACCTAATTCAAAAAAACAGTATCCTTGAAGACATCCGCGAGACAGTTACACTGGCATTAAAATCAGGACCAAAAGATCAGAATACACCACTTTTCAGCAGACTGATCAATTTGATTGATTACAGTTTTAACCTTGATAAAGATTGGGACGAGTTTAAGGCTTATTTCGAAGGCGTTCACCCCAATTTCTTCTCTACACTGAAAGGTACACACCCTGAACTAAGTGCGGGAGAGTTAAGGCTCTGCGCGCTGGTCCGGCTAAACCTTAATTTAAAAGAATCTGCTGGTCTGCTCAGCATTTCACCTGACAGCGTAAAAACTGCCCGCCACAGACTTCGAAAAAAACTTAAATTAGGCGAGGAAAACAATTTATTGGAGTATTTAATGCGAATTTAA
- a CDS encoding globin domain-containing protein — MTDRKTLTIKNTWSYVIAQPELAGELFYEKLFELDPTLRGMFPPDLGHQAQKLTDMITYMVRRMQAMPDIQKEIDALAVRHAGYGVHDAHYITVGGALLSTLEKLLEEHWDEECCQAWTELYNIWASSMIKASHEARNNSL, encoded by the coding sequence TTGACTGACCGCAAAACACTTACTATAAAAAACACATGGAGCTATGTGATCGCCCAGCCGGAATTGGCCGGGGAATTATTCTATGAGAAACTTTTTGAACTGGACCCTACACTGCGGGGTATGTTTCCACCGGACCTGGGGCACCAGGCGCAAAAGCTGACGGATATGATCACCTATATGGTTAGACGTATGCAGGCCATGCCCGATATTCAAAAAGAAATCGACGCCCTGGCGGTTCGGCACGCAGGCTATGGTGTCCATGATGCGCATTATATCACGGTAGGAGGGGCCTTGCTATCGACGCTGGAAAAACTCCTTGAAGAGCACTGGGATGAAGAATGCTGCCAGGCATGGACTGAACTATATAATATTTGGGCAAGCTCAATGATCAAGGCTTCTCACGAAGCCCGGAATAATTCCCTATAA
- a CDS encoding DKNYY domain-containing protein — translation MLDFLKFLKWLLKTLFWLIGGLIKAIFGLDQEAEEIKFNGKVITDKSFQILNNAFAKDSTTAYYKDYAFSYADVPTFEALDEHYAKDKNRAYYCDEYREGQNYYLTKKQRVVTIHNADLQTFISLGNGYAKDKSTAFFDGIAFNVKQVSSLVSINSYFTKDHVSAYLNRLPVAGSQGKTFELLEENFAKDALNIYYYGYTGEGHPDEERHSICIIPCERASFKILDYRYSKDDHHVFFLGFTLKGADSKSFEILTEGYAKDKYKVFFQQKKVEGADPETLEVYVENGQYGHDFNFAHDRSSVFMDDKKLKIADVATFKVLGENYGSDSKHVFYKTEIVKNADPATFTVYPHDFGNADSEDATHKFHEGTKVED, via the coding sequence ATGCTTGATTTTTTAAAATTTTTAAAATGGCTGCTTAAAACCCTGTTTTGGCTCATCGGAGGGTTGATAAAAGCGATATTTGGCCTTGACCAAGAAGCTGAGGAGATTAAATTTAATGGTAAGGTGATCACGGACAAAAGTTTCCAGATACTCAACAACGCTTTTGCAAAAGATTCAACTACTGCGTATTACAAAGATTACGCGTTCAGCTATGCTGACGTGCCAACATTTGAGGCTCTGGATGAACATTATGCGAAAGATAAAAACCGAGCTTATTATTGTGATGAGTACCGGGAAGGACAAAACTATTATTTGACTAAAAAACAAAGGGTAGTTACAATTCATAATGCAGATTTACAGACTTTCATCAGTCTGGGAAATGGTTATGCAAAAGACAAATCAACTGCTTTTTTCGACGGGATTGCTTTTAATGTAAAACAGGTTTCCTCGCTGGTTAGTATCAACTCATATTTTACCAAAGACCATGTATCTGCTTATCTGAACCGGCTACCCGTTGCCGGCAGTCAGGGGAAAACATTCGAGCTTTTAGAAGAGAATTTTGCGAAAGATGCGTTGAACATTTACTATTATGGCTATACAGGTGAGGGGCATCCCGACGAGGAGCGGCATAGTATCTGCATTATACCTTGTGAAAGGGCTTCATTTAAGATCCTCGATTATCGTTATTCCAAAGACGATCACCATGTTTTTTTTCTTGGATTTACTTTAAAAGGAGCTGACAGCAAATCCTTTGAAATACTAACAGAAGGCTATGCAAAAGACAAATACAAAGTTTTTTTTCAGCAGAAAAAGGTCGAAGGCGCTGATCCTGAAACACTTGAAGTTTATGTGGAAAATGGGCAATACGGGCATGATTTCAATTTTGCCCATGACCGATCTTCCGTTTTTATGGACGACAAAAAGTTAAAAATTGCGGACGTAGCCACATTTAAAGTGTTAGGTGAAAACTACGGCAGTGACAGCAAACATGTGTTTTATAAAACCGAGATTGTCAAAAATGCTGATCCTGCTACTTTTACAGTTTACCCACACGACTTCGGAAATGCAGATTCCGAAGATGCAACGCACAAATTTCACGAAGGGACAAAAGTGGAAGATTAG
- a CDS encoding DUF4595 domain-containing protein, translated as MLNKTHFFKSTLFIALAIGSFACQNDNPVDPMPTDAASAATARIGSDIDSPNFPQVHKLTKHGEATLTYDNDGRLMNVTTPVRGGLAIQTDYTYSPGKIRAFTHQGKVKLRDETFTLDASGRCKESAEVITVVNNNVPLTYLREWKFNYNAKGQLWNFQNKNSCVGGFSYGYNADGDVTSVSKSTGIGSSDDTKIGYTPAGGDPIMNDKYPLNVLGVNEHDAYLPIFGKPSKHLATLVTEQGSLDGDYYNYVLDADGYVTQRKQYKLIGSSLVDTKSYAYVTANIGMPF; from the coding sequence ATGTTAAACAAAACACATTTTTTTAAAAGTACCCTTTTTATTGCCCTTGCAATTGGCTCCTTTGCCTGCCAGAATGACAACCCGGTGGATCCCATGCCGACTGACGCAGCCTCGGCAGCCACAGCACGGATCGGAAGTGATATTGACTCACCTAACTTTCCCCAGGTGCACAAGCTCACTAAACATGGTGAGGCAACCCTGACTTACGACAACGATGGCCGACTCATGAATGTGACCACCCCCGTACGTGGCGGTCTGGCTATCCAGACCGACTACACCTACAGCCCCGGTAAGATCAGAGCGTTTACGCATCAGGGAAAGGTCAAACTCCGGGATGAAACCTTTACGCTGGATGCCAGCGGGCGCTGCAAGGAATCAGCAGAAGTCATTACCGTTGTCAACAACAATGTTCCTTTAACTTACCTCAGGGAGTGGAAGTTTAACTACAATGCAAAAGGTCAGTTATGGAATTTCCAAAATAAAAACAGCTGCGTCGGTGGATTCAGTTATGGTTACAATGCTGACGGCGATGTGACCTCGGTGAGTAAATCTACAGGAATAGGAAGCAGTGATGATACAAAAATTGGCTACACTCCGGCAGGAGGCGACCCGATCATGAACGATAAATATCCTTTGAACGTGCTAGGGGTGAACGAACACGATGCTTACCTGCCGATTTTCGGTAAGCCGAGTAAGCACCTGGCCACGCTCGTAACCGAGCAGGGTTCACTCGACGGAGATTATTACAATTACGTTCTGGACGCGGATGGCTACGTGACCCAAAGAAAGCAGTACAAACTGATTGGTAGCAGCCTGGTCGATACCAAGTCGTACGCCTACGTGACAGCCAACATCGGGATGCCATTCTGA
- a CDS encoding integrase core domain-containing protein, translated as MAERVFRTLKPGRRAEDFRLTGFFSFSSAQASIAKAIHAYKTFRPHTSVGYLTPNQAHRRSVCCH; from the coding sequence ATGGCGGAACGTGTCTTTCGCACTTTAAAACCGGGCCGCCGGGCGGAGGATTTTAGATTGACCGGCTTTTTCTCTTTTTCATCAGCGCAGGCCAGCATTGCGAAAGCCATTCATGCCTATAAAACTTTTCGGCCACATACGTCCGTCGGCTATCTAACTCCCAACCAGGCACATCGCCGCTCGGTTTGCTGCCATTAA
- a CDS encoding T9SS type A sorting domain-containing protein, with protein MTHPRPSKYMRGTLKYSFYLANRDINGNATTGLTRTQTTKDKFLTSSNEIMSTSTGGKNGWDKTKFLNIWISGPQLEGSDGGLVQGYGVFPNNGGNGIAVRTQYLNTPLHLPTPLSIPRTINNNNTCKVTFSLYNYSSFYRTVVYPNPASNDFSIEAVVIADMNLVESYSKKANILSRKSFTQNKINFDTEKLPNGTYFLHIGSGESKIMKQIQVQH; from the coding sequence ATGACACACCCGCGGCCTTCCAAATATATGCGGGGAACCCTAAAATACAGTTTCTATCTAGCCAATCGGGACATTAATGGAAATGCAACAACGGGACTTACCCGAACGCAAACAACGAAAGATAAATTTTTGACAAGCAGTAATGAAATTATGTCTACTTCCACCGGAGGCAAGAACGGATGGGATAAAACAAAGTTCTTAAACATTTGGATAAGTGGGCCGCAACTAGAAGGAAGCGACGGTGGACTAGTTCAAGGTTACGGGGTGTTTCCTAACAACGGTGGAAATGGTATTGCGGTTAGAACGCAATACTTAAACACTCCGCTACATCTTCCTACGCCACTAAGCATACCGCGCACTATCAATAACAATAACACTTGTAAGGTTACCTTTTCCCTTTACAATTATAGCAGTTTCTATCGCACCGTAGTGTATCCTAATCCAGCATCTAATGACTTCTCAATCGAAGCGGTTGTAATTGCAGACATGAATTTAGTCGAATCATATTCGAAGAAGGCAAACATCCTATCTAGAAAATCGTTTACTCAAAACAAAATAAATTTCGATACTGAAAAGTTGCCTAACGGAACTTACTTTCTTCATATTGGTAGTGGAGAATCTAAAATTATGAAGCAGATACAAGTCCAGCACTAA